In Achromobacter spanius, the following proteins share a genomic window:
- a CDS encoding alpha/beta fold hydrolase has protein sequence MTQAASTYLYGGHVHANGIRQHYLRYGGTAGERAGRPAVILIPGITSPAVTWGFVAEHLGRQFDTYVLDVRGRGLSASGPELDYGLDAQAADVTAFAQALGLSKYALVGHSMGGRIAVRAARSQPEGLARLVIVDPPVSGPGRRAYPANLAWYVDSIRQATHGMTAEAMLAFCPTWTEAQRQLRAQWLHTCFEPAIVQSFEDFGRDDIHADLPAIKIPLLLMTAEKGGVVGDDDVAEWQGLAPQTQHVRVPGAGHMIPWDNEAGFYAAFGDFLGSKVD, from the coding sequence GCACTACCTGCGCTACGGCGGCACGGCGGGCGAACGCGCCGGCCGCCCCGCCGTCATCTTGATTCCCGGCATCACCAGCCCCGCGGTTACCTGGGGCTTTGTGGCCGAACATCTGGGCCGCCAGTTCGACACCTATGTGCTGGACGTGCGCGGCCGGGGCTTGTCGGCTTCCGGCCCCGAGCTGGACTACGGGCTGGACGCGCAAGCCGCCGACGTCACGGCGTTTGCGCAGGCGCTAGGGTTGTCGAAATACGCGCTGGTGGGCCATTCCATGGGCGGGCGCATCGCCGTGCGCGCCGCGCGCAGCCAACCTGAAGGCCTGGCGCGTCTGGTCATCGTGGACCCGCCCGTCTCCGGCCCGGGCCGCCGCGCCTACCCGGCCAACCTGGCGTGGTACGTGGATTCCATCCGACAAGCCACGCACGGCATGACCGCCGAAGCCATGCTGGCCTTCTGCCCCACCTGGACCGAAGCCCAGCGCCAATTGCGCGCACAATGGCTGCACACCTGCTTTGAACCCGCCATCGTGCAGAGCTTTGAAGACTTTGGCCGCGACGACATCCATGCCGACCTGCCCGCCATCAAGATTCCGTTGCTGTTGATGACCGCCGAAAAAGGCGGCGTCGTGGGCGACGACGATGTGGCCGAATGGCAGGGCCTGGCGCCGCAGACGCAGCACGTGCGCGTGCCCGGCGCGGGCCACATGATTCCGTGGGACAACGAAGCCGGCTTCTACGCGGCCTTTGGCGACTTCCTTGGCAGCAAGGTCGACTGA
- a CDS encoding 2,5-dihydroxypyridine 5,6-dioxygenase has product MSVSDIDLIHAWKQVLTLSRLEAGQIVTVLTGADTHPQTLRCAIAAATDLGARVNRLDLPPVNAEKSISRDALAYLGATPLTGNPAAIAALNASDLVLDLMTLLFSPEQHEILQTGTKILLAIEPPEVLCRLVPTEADRARVQAAARRIEASKQMHITSAAGTDLRCELGEFPAISEYGFVDEPGRWDHWPSGFVLTWPNEGHSNGRVVLDRGDILLPMKDYVTDPIELVIENGYVTRINGGLQADILKEYMAAYEDPEAYAVSHIGWGLQPRAQWSMLAHYNKEAHIGMDARAFEGNFLWSMGPNNEAGGSRTTACHIDIPMRHCSVALDGQAVVTRGVVQDESGLAHAARRKDSK; this is encoded by the coding sequence ATGTCCGTCAGCGATATCGATTTGATCCACGCCTGGAAGCAGGTGCTGACGCTGTCCCGACTTGAAGCCGGGCAGATCGTCACCGTGTTGACCGGGGCCGACACGCATCCGCAAACACTGCGCTGCGCGATCGCCGCCGCCACTGACCTCGGCGCGCGCGTCAACCGGCTGGACCTGCCGCCCGTCAACGCCGAAAAATCCATCAGCCGCGACGCGCTGGCCTACCTGGGCGCCACCCCGCTGACGGGCAACCCCGCCGCCATCGCCGCGCTGAATGCCAGCGACCTGGTGCTGGACCTGATGACGCTGCTGTTCTCGCCCGAGCAGCACGAGATCTTGCAGACCGGCACCAAGATCCTGCTGGCCATCGAGCCGCCCGAAGTGCTGTGCCGCCTGGTGCCCACCGAGGCGGACCGTGCGCGCGTGCAGGCCGCCGCGCGTCGGATTGAAGCGTCCAAGCAAATGCACATCACGTCGGCGGCCGGCACCGATCTGCGCTGCGAACTGGGCGAATTCCCCGCCATATCCGAATACGGTTTCGTGGACGAACCCGGCCGCTGGGACCACTGGCCCAGCGGCTTCGTGCTGACCTGGCCCAACGAAGGCCACAGCAATGGCCGTGTGGTGCTGGACCGGGGAGACATCCTGCTGCCCATGAAAGACTACGTGACCGACCCCATCGAACTGGTCATTGAAAACGGCTACGTCACCCGCATCAACGGCGGCTTGCAGGCCGACATCCTGAAGGAATACATGGCGGCGTACGAAGACCCCGAAGCCTATGCGGTGTCGCACATCGGCTGGGGCCTGCAACCGCGCGCGCAGTGGTCGATGCTGGCGCACTACAACAAGGAAGCGCACATCGGCATGGACGCGCGCGCCTTCGAGGGCAATTTCCTGTGGTCCATGGGCCCCAACAATGAAGCGGGCGGCAGCCGCACCACCGCCTGCCACATCGACATCCCCATGCGCCATTGCAGCGTGGCGCTGGACGGCCAGGCGGTCGTGACGCGCGGCGTGGTGCAAGACGAATCCGGCCTGGCGCACGCCGCCCGCCGCAAGGACAGCAAATGA